aataaatatttgagtcgtagagtcatgttgtgatgccatgttgtatttgcacatatcgagcatattgtgtgtatgttattgaaatgcttggtatgtgtgggatctggctatctagttgtttatccttagtagcctctcttaccgggaaatgtctcctagtgcttccactgagccatggtagcttgctactgctccggaacacttaggctggccggcatgtgtccttcttcgttcctgtgtctgtcccttcggggaaatgtcNNNNNNNNNNNNNNNNNNNNNNNNNNNNNNNNNNNNNNNNNNNNNNNNNNNNNNNNNNNNNNNNNNNNNNNNNNNNNNNNNNNNNNNNNNNNNNNNNNNNNNNNNNNNNNNNNNNNNNNNNNNNNNNNNNNNNNNNNNNNNNNNNNNNNNNNNNNNNNNNNNNNNNNNNNNNNNNNNNNNNNNNNNNNNNNNNNNNNNNNNNNNNNNNNNNNNNNNNNNNNNNNNNNNNNNNNNNNNNNNNNNNNNNNNNNNNNNNNNNNNNNNNNNNNNNNNNNNNNNNNNNNNNNNNNNNNNNNNNNNNNNNNNNNNNNNNNNNNNNNNNNNNNNNNNNNNNNNNNNNNNNNNNNNNNNNNNNNNNNNNNNNNNNNNNNNNNNNNNNNNNNNNNNNNNNNNNNNNNNNNNNNNNNNNNNNNNNNNNNNNNNNNNNNNNNNNNNNNNNNNNNNNNNNNNNNNNNNNNNNNNNNNNNNNNNNNNNNNNNNNNNNNNNNNNNNNNNNNNNNNNtggattcactcgctgatgaccgacacgttcgatgttgggtcatggatgcatgtccctgtaagtttgtgccactttgggtttacgactagccatgtcagcccgggctccttatcatatggatgctagcgacactatcatatacgtgtgccaaaagacgcaaacggtcccgggcaaaggtaagacgacacccgtgggaataccgtgcgtgaggccgcaaagtgatatgaggtgttacacgctagatcgatgtggcattgagtcagggtcctgacactggaggccgcacacgcatcggttccgacccttaatccggagccaactacgccgatcgaggatgagcggttggacgccgcctcgggggctgcgatcccaacggcgatcgagccgaacactagccccgcACTCCGCAAGGCCCGAGACTCTGAggggccggactcctctccggactccgagccctccgcgccccttccgatcgaatctgattgggcgccgatcatggagttcaccgccgtagacatctttcagcactcgcccttcggcgacattctgaagtcactaaagtctctctgtttatcaggagagccctggccggattacggtcagcaaggttgggatacggacgatgaagaaattcaaagcccacccaccacccacttcatagccacagtcgatgatttaaccgacgtgttCGACttggactccgaagacatcgacggtatggacgccgatgtaggagaagatcaagaaccagcacctatagggaactggaaggccacctcgtcgtacaacatatacatggtggataccccaaaagaaggagatgacTATGGAACCgcgggggatgacccctccaagaaacagcccaagcgccggcatcagcggcgccgctctaaatcccgccaaaacaaaaacagtgattccgacacaggagataataatactccgggtagcgccgaagaacaccccctctagcaagattcaatacaggaggatggagaagccagccctcatgagagagcggcagacagagaggtcgaggatgataattatatgcctccccccgaagacgaggcaagcctcgacgacgacgaattcgtcgtgccagaggatcccgtcgaacaagagcgtttcaaacgcaggcttatggccacggcaagcagcctcaagaaaaagcagcaacagcttagagctgatcaagatttgctagctgacagatggactgaagtcctcgcggccgaagagtatgaactcgaacccCCCTCccccaagagctacccaaagcgcaggttgctaccccaattagagaaGGAAGctcctaaacctacatcaccagcgcatgatacggTCGATcgtccacctcgtggccgtgacagagaggcctctcggccctccactcaagccgcgccccggcgccgctcaaaatatactaaggcacgggaaaatgcgccaggcctacgagacatattggaggacaaggcgagGCAAAcaaggtcgatctacggatcacgcgggcgccccacgacacgtgacggNNNNNNNNNNNNNNNNNNNNNNNNNNNNNNNNNNNNNNNNNNNNNNNNNNNNNNNNNNNNNNNNNNNNNNNNNNNNNNNNNNNNNNNNNNNNNNNNNNNNNNNNNNNNNNNNNNNNNNNNNNNNNNNNNNNNNNNNNNNNNNNNNNNNNNNNNNNNNNNNNNNNNNNNNNNNNNNNNNNNNNNNNNNNNNNNNNNNNNNNNNNNNNNNNNNNNNNNNNNNNNNNNNNNNNNNNNNNNNNNNNNNNNNNNNNNNNNNNNNNNNNNNNNNNNNNNNNNNNNNNNNNNNNNNNNNNNNNNNNNNNNNNNNNNNNNNNNNNNNNNNNNNNNNNNNNNNNNNNNNNNNNNNNNNNNNNNNNNNNNNNNNNNNNNNNNNNNNNNNNNNNNNNNNNNNNNNNNNNNNNNNNNNNNNNNNNNNNNNNNNNNNNNNNNNNNNNNNNNNNNNNNNNNNNNNNNNNNNNNNNNNNNNNNNNNNNNNNNNNNNNNNNNNNNNNNNNNNNNNNNNNNNNNNNNNNNNNNNNNNNNNNNNNNNNNNNNNNNNNNNNNNNNNNNNNNNNNNNNNNNNNNNNNNNNNNNNNNNNNNNNNNNNNNNNNNNNNNNNNNNNNNNNNNNNNNNNNNNNNNNNNNNNNNNNNNNNNNNNNNNNNNNNNNNNNNNNNNNNNNGATCGTCACTCCGAATATAagaaatccggccgggccgaacacaatagacaaagctcgtttgagctgcgtcgtgatatagcccaatacagaggcgccgcacacccactatgcttcacagatgaagtaatggatcataaaatccctgagggtttcaaacccgtgaacatcgaatcatatgatggcacaacagatcctgcggtatggatcgaggattatctccttcatatccacatggcccgcggagatgatctacacgccatcaaatacctcccactcaaacttaagggaccatcccggcattggcttaatagcttgccggcagaatcaatcggttcttgggaggacctggaagccgcattcctcgacaatttccagggtacctatgtgcgaccaccggacgccgatgacctaagccacataattcagcagccagaggaatcggccaggaaattctggacatggttcctaacaaagaaaaaccaaatagtcgactgtccggacgcagaggccctcgcagccttcaagaataatatccgcgacgagtggctcgcccggcaccttggacaggaaaagccaaaatctatggcagccctcacgacactcatgacccgcttttgcgcgggagaagatagctggctagctcgtagcaataatttgaccaagaaccttggtaattcggacaccaaggacaaaagtggcaggtcgcgtcggaacaagcaaaagcgccgcgttaacagcgacagcaacgaggatacagcagtcaatgccggattcagaggctacaaatccggtcagcggaaaaagcaattcaaaagaaatactcagggcccgtccagtttggaccgaatactcgaccgcttgtgccagatacatggcacccccgaaaagccatccaatcacaccaacagggattgttgggtgttcaagcaggccggcaagttaaatgctgaaaatagagacaaggggctgcgtagcgatgacgaggaggagccccggccgccgaacaacagtggatagaagggttttccccccacaagtgcggacggtgaacatgatatacgcaacccacatccccaggagggagcggaagcatgcgttaagggacgtatatgcgatggagccagtcgccccaaagttcaacccatggtcctcctgcccgatcaccttcgatcgaagggaccaccccactagcatccgtcatggcaggttcgccgcattggttctagacccaattattgacggatttcatctcacaagagtccttatggacggcggcggcaacctaaacctgctttaccaggatacagtgcggaaaatgggcatagatccctcgaggattaagcccaccaaaacgacctttaaaagcgtcataccaggtgtagaggccaactgtacaggctccgttacacttgaagtggtcttcggatctcctgataatttctgaagcgaggagttaatctttgacatagtcccgttccgcagtggctatcacgcactgctcgggtgaaccgcatttgcaaagttcaatgcagtaccacactacgcataccttaaactcaagatgccaggccctcgaggagtaatcacggtcaatggaaacaccgaatgctccctccgaacagaggagcacacggcggccctcgcagtggaagtacaaagcagcctctcaaggcagttctccagtccggccgtcaaacgtccggacactgtcaagcgcgcccggagtaacctacaacaagaccgcctggcacgttctgagcaggcgtagcaatgcggccccaaccccagccctcgcgaaatagcgaaaccagtgctccgcgtacataactacactctggaaataccatgggcacagggggaggggcaccatcacggcatgcccaGAACACGGCTTATACCGTACTAGGGGCTGCTAAATTCTTTTTTTTTTNNNNNNNNNNNNNNNNNNNNNNNNNNNNNNNNNNNNNNNNNNNNNNNNNNNNNNNNNNNNNNNNNNNNNNNNNNNNNNNNNNNNNNNNNNNNNNNNNNNNNNNNNNNNNNNNNNNNNNNNNNNNNNNNNNNNNNNNNNNNNNNNNNNNNNNNNNNNNNNNNNNNNNNNNNNNNNNNNNNNNNNNNNNNNNNNNNNNNNNNNNNNNNNNNNNNNNNNNNNNNNNNNNNNNNNNNNNNNNNNNNNNNNNNNNNNNNNNNNNNNNNNNNNNNNNNNNNNNNNNNNNNNNNNNNNNNNNNNNNNNNNNNNNNNNNNNNNNAGTGCCTTATGAGGGTAGCTCTAGTTGGAGCATGTTAGACGCTGTGGAATTAATGGTTGCCTTGTACTCccgctgtaaagaaatataagagatcACATATATGGGAGTACTAGTTATTCCTAGCGGTCTAGTTCGTATGCTTTTGAAACCACTGAAAGCTAATACGTGGCGATTAATGGGTGCCAAGGGGGATAGCTAAGCGTTGTACTACATGCTAACCAATCGAACTAACTTGCCTTCGGGGGGACGCTGCTCCAAGCGTTAGTCCTGGTCTCAAGGCCACAGTCCTGGATGGCCCGGAGCAGCTCGGGCTTGAGAAAGAAGTCTGTGAAGCCGGAGCTGTGGCTGCCGACGTTGCCCCTGAGCGCATAGGCCGTCCGTCAGAATGAGAACAAGCAAAGTGAAGGGAAGATGAAGAAAAACAAGGAAGTTGAACGAATAATTACTTCCTGGCGGCTGCGTGCCCGGCGGCCGGCTTGGCGGCGGCGTCAACAGCCTTGTCGTCGTCGAGCAGCTCCTGCTTGTACACGTCGTTCTCCTTGGCCTCTCCCATCCTGGCAACCAAGGAAGAAGCTGGTGTCAATTCGAGTGAGAAACTCTAGAAATCCACGCAGGCAGTCAGATGTCTTCTCGCGGAGATAGAAAAGATGCGGGGGCGGGCTGCAAAGAAAGAAGCGGCAGGGCGGCGTGATCCGCCCATATAGAGGCTCACCTGAATGAATTGTGTCGCTCCATAGGGTACGGCCAGATCCAGGctcgacgaggaggggatcgtttAATTGGGGATGGAGAGGGGTGGATCGTGGGGGAGCAGAGAGAGGGATGGGAGCGGCGCTGGAAGGAATCGGGACAGAGAATTTAGGGTTTCAGAGGTTTTCTTTGACGACGTGGGTTAATCCGGTTTGGGCTAAGAAGGAAAAAAAATCGTAGCAACAAGTGGCAATGCGAATCTTGGCGCAATAaattcctcctttcctttttcttaACACAAATACGGATGCAAGtactcatacatacgcgcatacacccACCGATATGAGTCTTTGCCTGTTGTCAAATCTCGATTCCAAGCTTGGTGTGCTCGTTCCTGACGAAAATGTCATCGTGCCAACCATGGTACCAGCACCGGCGGTAGATGATTGTCGTAGTAGTTTGCTTGAATTTTGGAAGGTTACAATTGAGCATTGTTTTAGAGACACGGATATAGTAGAGCTCATGAGCTGGCAAGATAGGGACGTGCGAATACCCCATATGTTTGGGCGGATGCACCCCCTTATTTTCTTATGAAAATTTTGGCCAATGATGTAACCATTATTTGGTGTATAAAGCATGCCCCTTCTCGTAAAAAATAAGGCGCCGAGGAAAGACGGCGGTGACACGAAAAGACGGACAGAGCCAACCGGTTAACTCCATTCCTGTTAGTTTTGCCTAAGTAGATTGATTTTTTTTTGACTGCTCTGGCACCGAGACAAGCACGAGAACTCATGCTGGTGGCGTGCAGAGGACTTGCCCGATGTAAAGAATCTGGCCACGACCGGCTAGGATGAGCAGCATGATTGTGTTTACATTGAGGAGTTTGGCTGCGACCGACAGGCAAATGCCCTGAACAAACATTGTGAGTAGGGGAAACCCGCGCCGGCCGCCGGCGGTGTGGCTCCGTCATTCGGCGGTGGTGGAACAACAGTGGCATGTTGGATCTAAACTGTAAAGAGAATGGCAACGGTGGCTGGTTTCACGGTAGGGAattgggggggaggggggatcGGTTGTGTTGAGATTCGCACTCCTCGGTATCACTCAAAAAATATTTGACAAGAATATGACTTTATTCTTGGACAATTGACATATCGTTTACAAATAATTGAGAGAAATCAAAGGATCTATTGAGATGAGAATAGCTGGTTAGTGTATATACTACTCTGGTAGAAATGGGAGAAGGAACGTTTTGTAAAATCCAGATTCAGAAGGTTAATTAAGCTTGTCTATCGAGCTGAGAAGGTCGCACGCGGGTTACCTGCAATAAATAGGCTTGGATATTTGGTGCGAGCTAAAAATTCGGCCAGGGCTGAAACTTATCTGTGGTGTGCGTGAGGGAGGGCCTCACTAGTGAGGCACTGAGGCCGTACAAGAATGGCATTGGAAGGTGACCGGCCTGGGAAGAGGACTACACAGGACGCtgatatggatgatgatgatgattgagATGCTATCACTTCTAGTCTGTTGAAACCGACAGATGGGGCCAAGTGTGGTGTGGTGTAGTAGTAGGCACTTCTAGGCCCCTTCCCGGCTACTGGATCACTCCAGTGCTTCGGGTACTACGGACCCTCTGCCATCCATTGCAGCAGAGCCGTTTCATGAGCCGGGGGGGGGGCTAAGTGCAGTTCTTTGAATCAAAGGTTTCATGAAATCGAAATCGATTCTTTTTTAGATagatggatagatggatggatcTATCTTTCTATTCAGATATCTTTTGCAATCAGCCCCAAATCCTTGATTTGGCTAGGAAACAAAACACTGTTTTGGGCCCAGGAAGCAAAGGGAATGAGCTCGGCTGATTCTCCCCCACACTTCTTTATTTCTCCGTGCCCCTTCCGCATGCGCTTCGCGTGCCACTGGGCTTTGCTCTCCTCTTATTTCTTCATTGGAGGGTTCGGATGGACTTCGCCGTTCTTTCCCAACAAAAATGGAAAGGGCTGTATCACATCGAGATGTCGATTCGTTTTCCGAACCCAAATGAGATAGGGAATTAGTCACCTCTGTCCCTTCATCTTTTTGAAAGGAATCGAGGCACGGCCCGGCTCGCGTCGTTCCAACAACCGACGGGGAGCACCTCAGTATACGATCGTGCGCAGTAACTGGGAGTCCTATTACACCTAAGGCCAACTTCCATTCACCAAACCCAGGTTCATCTCGTGTAGTGATTGTGGACTCGTACAAGGATATGGAGTCNNNNNNNNNNGGGCTAGGCACAGTTCTTTGAATCAAAGGTTTCATGAAATCGAAATCGATTCTTTTTTAGATagatggatagatggatggatcTATCTTTCTATTCAGATATCTTTTGCAATCAGCCCCAAATCCTTGATTTGGCCAGGAAACAAAACACTGCTTTGGGCCCAGGAAGCAAAGGGAATGAACTCGGCTGCTTCTCCCCCACACTTCTTTATTTCTCTGTGCCCCTTCCGCATGCGCTTCGCGCGCCATTGGGCTTTGCTCTCCTCTTATTTCTTCATTGGAGGGTTCGGATGGACTTCACCGTTCTTTCCCAACGAAAATGGAAAGGGTTGTATCACATCGAGATGTCGATTCGTTTTCCGCCCCAAATGAGATAGGGAATTAGTCACCTCTGTCCCTTCATCTTTTTGAAAGGAATCGAGGCACGGCCCGGCTCACGTCGTTCCAACCACCGACGGGGAGCACCTCAGTATACGATCGTGCGCAGTAACTGGGAGTCCTATTACACCTAAGGCCAACTTCCATTCACCAAACCCAGGTTCATCTCGTGTAGTGATTGTGGACTCGTACAAGGATATGGAGTCGACGGTTGATGTATCAGACTCAACCCTGTCTTTCGTAGCATGCATTCTCATCTGTGTTGCAACTGATTCGGTAAGCTACGTGTCCGGTGCACGGAAAACTGCCTTCGGTCTCCCAACCTTACTCATGGCAACCTTCCGGCCGCCCAACGACCTATAACGCTAGTCACTACTCTCACTGAGGCTAGGAAGTAAGCCCCACAACCCAGAGCGACGAACAACAAATAGAATTTGCTACAAAAGCCGGCTAACGGGGGTATTCCTGCGTATGAGAACATTGTAATGGAGAAGGTCATAGCCGAAATAGGATTCGTGTTGTCTAGAGCGCCCAAATCTGCTATATATTTGACACGGGTTTGCCGTAATGCTGGAACTATGGCGAATGCATCTATCATCATTGATGCATAAATAAATATACCAATTAGTAGTGATTGAATTCCATCTAAGGTTCCACATGAGAAACCAGTATGAATATAACCTACATGTCCAATCGAACTATGAGCTAGAGGTCTTTTGACTTTCGTTTGGGCCATGGCAGCCAGTGCTCCTAAGATCATAGAAGCAATGCTGCAGAAAAACAAGATTTGTTGTAATGTACCCCCATAggaagcaacaatagaaacacGTGACATATTTGCAGAAATAGAGATTTTAGGCGCAATAGAAAGGAATGCCCTCACCGGGGTGGGTGAACCCTCATAGATAACAGGTGCCCACATATATAGAGTCAAAATAGAGATTGAGTCCGAGGGAGAGGGGGGTTTTCTTGGGGCTCGAGAGATTGAATAGATAGGGCCCCACAAGTTGTTAATTCGCCGCTGGGGAATTCACACAAAAGGGAAGGACTTATTCTCAACGAAAAAAGTGCTCTCTGAACCGAACGTGAAAGTTGTTTTCCATAAGACAGCTATTCACGTAACTCCACTCTCGGCTTGGATTATATATTCATTTGGTCTGCTCTCGGCCATTCCACACGCTGCCTAGCAGAGACGTGGTTATCTGAAGTGGATTCTCTCTTATGTAGTAAATGCCGAACTTGCTGCTCAGTGGGCGGGCGCAGCAGCTACATGGACCCCTTTCTTTATTTTGTTACCAGCGCTTTCCCGGGTCGAGCCAGAATTCTTTATTAGAACGTCAGCAGGCAAAGCCCGAAGGAAGGCTGCTATCCCCTCGGCCTTCTTCCTTTTCGATGAAAAACAAATCGACATCTCAATCTCCAAAAGCGTTTTCCTTACCCAGCTAATATCCCCCCTTCGTCGAGCCTTTCCTTTAGTGGTAAGGGATATGCACCTTATCTGAACGTCGGTAGGCATTCTGGAATTCTCCTTTTTTGGCCCCGGGTGAACATAGGCTCAAACATGTTTGGAGGGGTCCTAGCTACGACATGCGTTCAATAAAAAAAGCAAGCCTCTGGGAAGCTGCAGGGATTACAAAAAGAGGGTGCTTTCCTGTGTTGCACTGAAAAAAGGACAAAGGAGAAGACGCTCTTCGACTTTCTTTCTTCCTCCCGCGCCCGCCTAAGCCCGTCCCGCGTTAGAGGGGAAGATTAGCAAAGCGGAAAAAGACGGAGGGAGGGGGAGCTGCATCTTATTCTCTTCGCGAGAACTTCAGGATCGGAGAAGCATTCGGAAGGGGTGAGGCCTTCATTTCATTGGCAGAAGCAGAAACGATCCAATCCATTCGGGGCTTCGGGGAACCTAAAAACGAACTCTGATTACTCTTTTCATAGatagatgatatatatatataggaataaTATATACATCCCTTTACTTTAGATGTCTATGTATCTATTTTGGAATCATCTCCCGATTCTCTTTTTTTCTAATTCGCACTGCTCTTTCTCTCTAAATTGCATCaaagaaaatagagagagagagagagcagatggATCCTATCTCCTATAATGAACACTCATTCCTATCTATTGATAGAAAAGAAAGATCTTCGTCACAGactttttctttgttcttttttttaGATTGGAGGAATTCCTCATATCCAAGGCAGCTCCCCACAAACACCCCACCCATATGACTATGCCCCCTTTTGAATCGACAGTAGATTGGGCTTCATAGCTACTTTAATTATAAAGACGAATATTAGTCAATAGGCAGGCTTCTTTTAGTAGCAAACATATTCATTTTCACCGAGCTCCGCGCACCTTTGGTACTTCTGGAGGGCAAGCAGTTTTATAGTGACTTCTTTGTTAGGGTAGGGCGACGAATACTTCCAATTCCGGAAAGGTCATTGGGTCGCCTTTGGAAGCTAAAGCGAAAGTTGTAGAAAGCCAGGAGAAAAAGCGAAAGCTTGCTCGAAATGGCCTATACCCTAACCCTCGGAAGCGAAGACGCAAAGCGTCACTTTTTTCAAAAGGAAGGAGTTTTTTCTGACTGAATCCACCCACAAAGCCGCCAAGGAAATGGAGTTCGTTCCCTTTCATCAAGTGGGTAAGGTAGGCAAACCACTTAAGCTTTGCCTTAGACTGACGGAACAAAGCTAAGAAGTAGGCTGAATGGAAAAAGGAAAGGGACAAGGGCGGTCGGCGCTTGGCATGAAGGCTGCTGGTTCGGTACGGTACTAAAGGTCCTCGGACTTCCAGGCGGTTTTTCTTTTGGGCTGCTGTGAACCCTTGGATCTCGCCAATACAGCCTCCAATGGTTTTCGTTACCGAGATATCTTTTCTTTTTTCCCAGGGATTTTTTGGGTAATCATCTCCCATGCTGCAAACAGTCAAATCTGAACCTTGTCGCTCTTCTTTCCTCGTGGGCAGGAAGCACACCAGCAGTGTGTGTTGCGTGATTCCACTGTGTTTTTTGCACTTGACTGGGTGGACAGTTGACCGGGAGATAACTTCGATTCACCCGGCCAGCAGGCGGGCGGCGTGCTTATCTTGTGTGACAACACTACAGAGCGAGTATCCCTTCTAGTCGGGCAGCTGTGTGACAACACTCCTGAGAAAGCGGCGCTTTTGTGTAACATGCTATGGTCTCAACGCCCTTACGAGGTAGTGATGAGTTTCACGCGCTCTAAGCCCGGCCCGCAAGCAGTTAGGAGGATTGGCCGCTATTTGAGCGGTACCACCCACCCTACCCTACTACCTATAGGGGGCCGTCCGTCCTACAGCTGCCTGAAAAGGAACTGCAGTAATCTTGAATAGGAATCCTACAGTGATAAAAAGAATACCCATAAAAATACCACTAGATCGAGCACCAGCGATTTCGTATCCGGTCAAAATCTTGGCTAATTCATTGAAGTGGGTAGCTCCAGTAGACCCATAGATCATGGAACAAATAGGGTGGGTAGGCCCAACCACCACACTACACGTATAGACGCGAACCCCCCTCCTTACCGTACGTGCGACTCTCACCGCATACGTACGGCTCGCACAAAGACTCCAAAATCCATCCTGAGCTTTTTATTCCACCTCTCCCTCCTCTCTAATACTCGATCAAACTAGCCTTCCCCAGCAAGAAAACGTATCTGCTTTAGCAACAAAGCTCtcatcccttgcttgttcttgagCGTGCAAGGCACTCAAGACAGTGATTCTTGCTTAAAAAAGGGCTAAAGCACTCTAGCTTTGAAGCTGGAGTTTGCAACTTCAAAACTACAGGTTTTAGCCCTCCTGCTAGGTGGGTGCTTCCTTCGTCTATCGTATGTCTCGCTTGGCTTCGTCCCGAACCAAGGAGGCATGATGGCGGGCGCGTGCGTGTGCCGACTGCAGAGACTACAAGCCGACGCCGGAAGCGACTCGCTTCTATTCTCGATTGGATATAGATGGGGAATGTCTATAGATCATCCTTTTTCGACAACCTCTCTAAAACGCATACGAGAAAATTGCACTTCACGGGACGGCAAAAAAAAGGGCTTCGCTCGGTTGGCCCTGCT
The sequence above is drawn from the Triticum aestivum cultivar Chinese Spring chromosome 7A, IWGSC CS RefSeq v2.1, whole genome shotgun sequence genome and encodes:
- the LOC123148685 gene encoding DEAD-box ATP-dependent RNA helicase 15-like, with translation MERHNSFRMGEAKENDVYKQELLDDDKAVDAAAKPAAGHAAARKGNVGSHSSGFTDFFLKPELLRAIQDCGLETRTNAWSSVPPKAS